The sequence below is a genomic window from Leptospira inadai serovar Lyme str. 10.
CCGAAGTCTTGCCGGACTTTTCGATGCGCCGTAAAAATTTCGGAACGTCCGGGAAGATCGTACTTTTTAGTTCTCCGGTTTCATATCCTTGTTTCCAAATCCTACCTTGAATTTCTTTTAAGGCTCCCAATTTTCTATCTTTAGAAACGAGAAACGCGCAAAAATCGGCCAATGATTCCGGTCGAGAATCCAAGACTTTTCCGAATTCGGATTCCTGCTTTGAGGCGACGAACAATTCATCCAATAATTTTTTTCCAAGGGGAACGGATTGAAAGAAAGTGAGAAAATTTCGCGTGGAGTAAGGGAATAAAATTTTATGCACGAATTCGATAGGCGTGGTTGTTCCTTCTATATCGAATAAAAACACGTTTGCATCTTCCAAAACCACTAAGCCGTCCTCCGCAATTTTTGCGCTTCTTCGGACAGGATTTTATGCACATTCGCTTCGTCCTGCCGGAAATTCTTTAAAATGATCCACCAAAATAAACCGCAGGGTATCCAAAAAAGAACCGCGATGGTAAAGGCAGTCGATCGCTCTGCGACAAATCCTAGAATAATGGCGGCCATCGCCGGCCCTAATCCTTTTCCTAAGTCATCGGTGAGATTATAAAGCGAAAACATGGCGGCCCTGTTTTTGGGAGTGTTCACGTTTAGGATCAAGGCTCTCACGTTCGGTCCCGTCACCGCTATAATAAATCCGGTAATTACGTTTATCCAAATAAATGCCGGTTGGAGTGCTGCCGAACCCGCGTGAAGAAGATAAACGCTAGGGCCTGTTCCTAATAAGACCATTACCGCGCAAAAGATCGGCATATAAGATTTATTCCTATTATAAAGTTTCTGGCCGATGATTCCGCCAAAGAATGTTCCTATAAAGATTCCGATCGCCGCGAACGTCATAAGACCGGCGGCGCTTGCTTTTGGAATTCCGTAATCGTTCTCGTAATAGTCCGCTAAAAATGTAAAGAATACTCCCCAAGGTACGCATCCCGGAATCCCTTGCAAAAAAATTCCGATATTGGTCTTGTTCGCAAATAATATTCTTAAATCCTTCCATGTTAAACGAACATCCGCTTCGTCGGTCGTCAAATCCGCTATTTCGGTGAATTCCTTCTCGGTTCTACCTCTTGCAGGTTCCGTACAAAAAAGGGCATAGACGATCATAAAAAAGAAGGAAGGGGCCGCCATATAAATGAAACTCATCCGCCATCCGTTTTCTAAATCCGCTTGGCCTATAATTCCTCCGAAGAGTTGACCTACGCCGACTCCTAATCCCATTGCGAGCGAAAGATAACCTGAGGCGATGGATCGGGACTTGTCCGAAAAATAATCCCCTAAGATGGAGAACAATAAAGGAAAGCTTCCTCCTAGCCCGAAGCCTGTTAAAGTTCTAAGCAGTAGGAACTCATTATAAGTCTGCGCAAAACCGGAAAGTAAACAGGGAATTTCGCCTAACAATACGGTTCCCACCACTAAGGCCTTCCTGGAAAATCTTTGGGTCAGGTAACCCATGTTTACGGAGACTAATCCTCCTAAGACGAAGAAGAAAATCGGAATCTCTCCGCCCATTTTCCAATCGATTTCCTTTTGTTCGGTTATTCCAAAAGAGCGAGCTATATTCCGCAGGTTGGGTGCGATAAGATTTTGGTCGGCAAAGAGGAAAAACGCCATCCCTAAAATCATCCAAAAGGCCAGGACTGCGTTGCCTCCGCAGGAAGCGAGTTCGCCTAACCCGATATATCGTAATAAGCTTTTTTTAGAAGATGGCTGGGACATCCGATTTCTCCGATCCTTGATTCTTGAGTTCTACACATTTCCTGATCCGATTGTCTTCGGCTGTTATTCATTCGTAACCGATTCAAAAATCCCGATCCGGAGTGAGGGGACGTTCGCTTGCCGGGGACTCGATAGCGAAGTTTGCAAGCTTGGACTCTATAACATGAAGAATCCGAATCGTCAACGAATACTTTCGACGGGAAGGTTATGCACTCGTTCGATCTTTCGAACGTCGAAATTAGAACTGCTTTCACCCCTTGTCGCTTATCGAAATTGTAGGTGATTCTTTCGGATACTCGATTCGTTCGGCTTTGTTACGCTAGATTCAATAAAGGCTTGACCCTTTGTTAAAGTATCGATAGCTTCGATCGGAATCGCACCCTTCTTCGGAGTCTTAGCATATGGCCTACCAACACAAGGAATTCTATATCCAATCTTCCCGAGACAATACCAAACTCTATTGTCAGGCTTGGATCAAACCCGATGCAAATAGGGTACTTGTGTTTAATCATGGATTCGGCGAGCATAGCGGAAGATACGGTAATTTAATAAATTATTTCAAAGATAGTGACGTAAGCTTTTACGGTTTAGATATGCGCGGTCATGGCAAATCGGACGGAAAGAGGGGGCACGCCGACACCTTCGAGTTATTCGTGGATGATTTGGCCGATTTTGTCCAAGAAGTTCGCCGTAGAGAAAAGAAGGATAAGATTCTGCTTCTGGGTCATTCCATGGGTGGGGTCGTAGTCATTCGATACGCCTTGGAAGGCATTAATCAGGATTATCTGCATGCAGTCGTAGCTAGTTCCCCGGCATTAAAGATTCCGGCGAATACGTTCCAGAAATTTCAAATCGCCGTGGCCGGCTTTTTACGCAAACTATCCCCAGATACGACTTTGGATGCGAATCTGGACGTTAACTTGATTAGTCGCGACCCCGAAGTGGTAAAGGCTTATGTGGAGGATCCCTTAGTTCATGGTAAGATATCCTTCTCGATGGGATACGAGCTTTTTCAACAGGGCGAGATCGCAAATAAGAAGGCGGCTATTTTGAGGACACCGATTTTGATTTTACACGGCCTCTCAGATAGGATTGCGGATCCGGCAGGAAGTCTCGAATTTTATAATCATTTAGTCTATAAGAATAAGAGAATTAAAACGTATCCCGGCTTTTATCATGAGACGATGAACGAGGTTTCCCCGGATAAGGAAACGGTGTTAAAAGACATTAAGGAATTTTTGGATTCATTGGTTCCCGAAAAGACCGGTCAAAAAAAAAATTAAGACCGGCCTAGCTTCGAAAAAAAATCGATCCGAAAACTTCCTATAACGAAAAAGAATAGTAAATGAAGTTCTTTAATCGGCGCGGGAAGTCGGCGGATTTTCCTTTCATAAGGACCGAACTAAATGAGCCGCTCCGACTATCGATACTGATTCTTCCTAAGAAATCCTCTTTGTCTTAAATTTGAAAAACTCTCTTCGCATTCGCGTAAAAAAATCTTTTTAGAGACGGATCCGGTAAGTCCAAAACGGCCGCTTGATTTGCGCATTTATTAAATTCGAGATGGGGAAAATTCGTACCGAATAGAACCTTACTTCTTCCGGATGTTTTCATATAGTCCAGCAACTGCTTCGGATACTGAGAAGGTAAATGCGCGGAAGTGTCGATGTAAACGTTCTGGTGTTTCATGCACAATCCTATCATCTCGTCCGTCCAAGGAAACCCTAGATGGCCGCCTACGATCTTTAACGTAGGGAAAGTTAAGGCGACCTCGTCCAAATAGGGGACGGGCCTTCCCGTTTCCGAGGGCATCAGCGGACCGGTGTGCCCTACTTGGGTGCAAAAGGGAATTCCTAACTCTATACACTCCACGTAGAGGGGATAATACAATTTATGGTTGGGCGGAAGCTGCCAAAGCCAAGGAAGAACGAATAGTCCTTTAAAACCTAGGTCCTTGATCGCTCGCCTCAATTCTTTAACGGCTTCCACCGGTTTTGAGAGATCGACAGTCGCGATTCCGACAAACCGATCCGGATATCGATTCGTGTATTCGTAAATTTGATCGTTCGTGCAGACCCATTGGCCCGGGCGGCACCAAGCCCGTAACAATACTTTCTCGACTCCGGCCTCGTCGAGTAGGTCGACGGTTTCTTCGGGCGAAAGACTTTTTCGGGCATAGCCACCCGAACCGGATCGTTTAAAGAGAGATGCGATCTCCGGCAATTTTTGAACCATCGAAACCAAGGCCGGTTGAGCCCAAGCATCGATGATTTGACCTTTATACTGATTTTCTTCCATGATTGAATCGAACGGATGTTCCCCTCCATTCAGAAATTATAGACGTATTTAGTTTTATGTCAAACTAAATACGGTCCGAAATAATAAAATTATCCAGAGATAGGAACACTTCGGAAAAAATGAACGAATCGGAAAATCCTCGTTCGAGAAACTGCCTGTCGTTTAACAAGGAACTTCAGTAAGATGTCGGGTTTGCGATTCCTTGCAAACCCTCGTGATTCGTTAAATTTAGTTATCTAGGCGAATTTACGATAAACGAATAGGAAGGAAAGAGTGAACAAAAGACCCAATATCGCCACCACACCCAAGACGGTCTTTTCGGCCGAAACGAAAAATTTACCGTTCTCGATACTTCTTTCCTGATCGGCTGAAGAGGTTTCCACCGCTTGACCTCCTTTGACGGAAATCGTTATTTCCTGTTGGGGAGCGGAATAGGAAATCGAATACGCTTTTACGTCCTCGGGTACGTCCGCTTCTAATTTCCTTACGTTCCTCGCGCCACCGAAGGATAGCTCCATATCCTTGGGTTTTGCGAACACGACTCGTTCCCCGTCATTTTTTTCGAATAGAAGCTTATCCTTAAATGTGGCGGGTGCAAGATTGGTAGCGGGAACGGAATAAGAAATATATAATTGAGAGGAGCCGGGGAGAATCGGGCGATCCAATGCTAAGCCCTGCTTTCCCGGTCTTAGCTGTAACGGGATTCCCATGCCGGCTCCTTGCGTAAGTTGTGCGGAAACGTCGGACGCTTCCGCAGGAGTGAAAATTTCTATCGGGTCCGACTCGTTTTGGAAGCTGCGAGGGGGAATCGAATTATTCTGTAGTATAAAAACCTTAAACACGATTAAGGAATCTTTCGATCTGGTGATCTGCAATAACGATTTTGTTTTGATCAAGGACCGATCCTGAGTCTTTTCAAAGACCGTGACTTCCTGCGGTTGCGTTCTCATTACCGGAACGGGTGGAACGATTTTATTATAATTCACTCCCCCATAGGTCACTTGTAAAAGTATGGGCAAACCGTCCGGAGCTTCTACTTTTGGGAGACGGAAACTGCCCTTAACGGGGCCGATATCTCCGATCGAAAGGGGAATCATCTGTCGTTCCAGCGCGAATAGTTTAATTTTCTCCGCGGATCCTACACCGCCTGTCGTGCCGTTTTTCAGTGTGACCTGTAGTTCGACTTCTTCCGCAGACAGTGAAGCGGTAAATAGGCTTAAAACCAGGAAAAAAGATGATATCGTGCGTTTGTACATGAGGTCGGTTCCATTCTCTTGAATCCCCCCAAAAAGGGAAAGCCTTTACGACTACTTACGAGGGTGAAAATCCGATTCGAAAATTGTGGACGAAACCCGCCGAATATTTAGAAAGGATGCCTTACCAAAAGGAATAGGCATCACTTCATGTTGTGCCCCAAGGAGGGATCTTGAAAATCCTGAAAAATACATTATACACGGTGCTCATTGCATTCGCTTTGCTACTGATCGCGGTTTATTTTTCAACATTCCACCCGAATGCAATGGAGGAGGTGGAAGTCCTCTGCGAATCGAATCCGCCTACGGTGCAAAAGGCGAAACAATTAAAAATCCTTTCTTGGAATGTCCAATATTTTGCCGGCAAGGAAAGGGTCTTTTGGTACGACGTGCCCGACGAGTCCGGGCCGGATACCGCGCCGACATCCGAAGAGATCCGATCTACGCTAAAAAAAGTAGCTAACGTCATCTTGGAAAAAAGTCCGGATATTATTTTGCTTCAGGAAGTGGATGACCGAGCGCGGAGAACTCACGGTGAAAATCAATCGGAACGACTTCTTCCCTTGCTTGGAGATCTGTATCCTTGCCGGGCGGAGGCATTTTACTGGAAGGCGGGGTTCGTTCCACATCCTAAAATTCTCGGGTCCGTGGGAATGAAGCTCGTAACTCTGAGTAAATACAAAATCAGCACTGCCATTCGCCATCAATTGCCGCTTGCCGAGCTGGATCCGATTAGCAATCAATTCCAATTAAAGCGGGCGGTCTTACAAGTCGATTTACCGATTACGGAAGGCGGTAAATTCGTAGCATTGAATACCCATTTGGATGCGTTTTCGATGGGAACGGATACCATGCAAAAGCAAGTGAACTTTCTCGCAGGACTATTATCCCGATTGGACGAAGAGAAGGCCGATTGGGTTTTAGGGGGAGATTTTAATCTACTGCCTCCCGGATTCAAGCGATCCTCTTTGCACCCGAACGGAGCTTTCTATTATAGTGATGACGAGGAAATAAAACCTCTTTTTGATAAATGGTCGTCGGGAGCAACGCCGGAAGAATTGAACGGGTCCGATAAGGAAAAATTTTTCACCTATTATCCGAACGATCCGTTGATTGCAAAGCCGGATAGGACGATCGATTATATTTTCTTTTCCAAGGGATTGGTTAAGATTTTCTATTCCGTGATTCGATCGGGAGATGCTGCCGAGGCCAGCGATCATTTTCCGTTGGAAGCCGTATTTCGATTTATCGAATGATCCGATTCCATTCGGAGAAGTTTTGGGGAGTCCTTCGAATTTCGCATTTTATCGGAATTGCAAAATTGATTTTTATCCGAAAGCACGGACTCTTTAAGCGTATCTCAAATGATTTGCCATCCTATTTCTAGCGAAAAAATTAGGAAAAAAAACAGAAAGGTTTATTATGAGACCGTTTAAGATTCTCGGAATCCAGCAAGTTGCCGTCGGCGGGGATAGTAAGGATAAGTTAAAGAACTTTTGGGTGGATATTCTCGGCCTGGAAAGCACCGGAACATATCGTAGCGAAAAAGAAAACGTAAACGAAGATATTCTAAGAATGGGGAAAGGCCCGTATGCCGTCGAAGTGGATATTATGGAACCCGTAGACCCTTCAAAAAGTCCGAAAGTGAATGATCCTAAATTGAATCATATCGGACTGTGGGTGGACGATATTCATAAGGCGGTGGAATGGTTAACTTCAAAGGGAGTTCGTTTTACACCGGGTGGAATTCGAAAAGGCGCGGGAGGTCACGATGTGACTTTTATTCATCCGAAAGGAAACGAAGAATTTCCTCTCTGCGGCGAAGGAGTTCTGATCGAGCTCGTACAAGCTCCGACGGATGTGATCAAAGCATTAGGTTAATTGAATGGATGATTCGGCCTATTTCTTACCTAAAAGGAAATAGGTATGCATCGCGCCTTTTCCCTTCACCTCGATGGTCCCTCTGTCTTCGAAATCGTACTTATCTTTTAGAGTCAGATAGACGGATTCGGAGACATGGATTCTGCCGGTCGATCCGTGGGATTCCATTCTCGAGGCGGTATTCACCGAGTCTCCCCAAAGATCGTACACGAATTTATTTTTACCGATCACGCCGGCGACGACTTCCCCTGTATGAAGTCCGATCCGTACGTTGAATTCGTATTCCAAATCGGGTTTCAGTCTTTCCAGCCGATCCAGCATCTCTAAGGCGGCCTGGGCCGTTTTATCGGCATGGTCTTGGTCCGGCACCGGGATGCCTCCTGCCATCATATAGCAATCACCGATCGTCTTAATTTTTTCGAGCCGGTATTTATCCGCGATTCCGTCGAATTCGGTAAAGATTCGATTCAAAATCTCGACTAATCTCGTAGGTGTCGCGATCTTGGTGGTCAGTTTCGAAAACCCCACGATGTCAGCGAAAAGCACCGTAGAGGAGGAGAAATAATCCGCTATGACTCCTTCCCCTCCTTTCAGACGGTCCGCAATACTGCGAGGCAGAATGTTTAGTAGAAGGTTTTCGGATTTTTGCCGTTCCTCTTCGATACCTTTGTTTAAGACTTCGATCTTTTCCAAAGATTCTTTTAGCTCTCTGTTTCGTTTGGAAAGGGCGCGATAAGCGTCCGCATTATCCACCCCGATTGCCACGTAGTTGGCCAGGGTTCTCAGAATATTCAATTGGTTCGGAGCGAAGGCGTTTTTCTCATAACTATGAACGGTAAGTATTCCTATGAAGCGTTCTTCGACTTTCAACGGAAGATAAACCGCGGATTTGGTATTTTCCCCGAAATGCTTGCGGATTTCGTCGACGTACTGGGGATAATCCTTGTCTATATCCAGCGATATTAATTCGGAACCTTCCTTAAAACAAAAGGAAGAAGGGTTGTCTTCATCTAGGGAATCAACCGAAGGGGCGGGCGTGTATCTTCCGTCGATTACACAAAACTTATACTTGATTGCGTGTTTATCTTCTTCGTAAATTCCGAACGCGAGGATATCCATCGGAACCATCGATTTGGTGTTTTCAAATACGGATTGGATGATGACTTTCGGCTCGAGGGAAGAAGTGATGATTCTGCCGACTTCGGTGACCAACTTTAGGTCCATGTATGCGGATTCCAACATTATGTTGGAATTCGTAAGTGCTTCCTGAGTTTTAAGTAACCTATGTTGAGTGGAATCTCCTATTCTCATAATCTTGGAAGATTGTTTGAGTAGGGATTCGTACGAATCGGAGAGAGCGCGTAATTTATCCTTAGCCTGCTCTTTGCTGGAAGAATTACTTAGAAAAGATTGGGCATCGGACAGGAGTTGGTACTCATGTTCGAAGAAGGTTTTGATTTCCTTTTGCGAATCGTTTTTTTCCATCACCGGATTTTTCCGCCCGGAGACTTTATTTGTAGGACTTCATCCGGAAGGACAGACTAAGATCGGAGGAAAATTCTTCGCCGGTCTCCTGCATATCCTCATCGTCTTCTTTGTAGAGCCATTCTACTTCGACTTTTCCGCCCTTCTCGTGGAATTTTTGAAGGTTATCAAGAATGTCCATGATCACTTTCGACGAGCTGGTATTGAAATAATCCATTTGAAATCTGAATTGGATATGTTTTCCGGCAACCTGCATTGCGTTTAACCATTCGAAAACCGGCTTGTAAAAGGCCATCGCGTTTTCCGGGTAAGACTCGCCTATAATCTCGGCTACGCCTTTCGTTGAATCTAGAATAACTTCAGGTGAAGTTTTAGTTTGTTGTATGTGTAAGGATTCCATTCTTAGTTTTCCTTCGTAAAGAATGCGGAGATAGTAAAGAAAGAGTTTTTGTTGTCCACCGAGTCGAAATGAAAAACAAGGGGTCCGTCTGACTTCCGCGCAATATCTATTAATCCAACCCCGGCTCCCTTACTATCCTCGGGTCTTTCCGACCTGAGCTGTTGCTGGTAAAAGGATTTCAATTCATCCTTGTTCATAGAGTTGATCTTTTGGATCCTTTCCGATAGGAACTCGAGCTTCTCGTTATGGACCAGATTTCCCGATCCAACATGATAGCCAATCGAATTTTCCCTCACTACGAGAATCCCGACACCCGCCTCCTTCATCTCTTCGTTCATTTGGCGCTCCGCCGAATAATGTAACATATTCTGCGCGAGTTCGATAAATACTGCGAAGATTTTTTTAATCTTGGATTCGGAACTCAAGGAGGTCCGAATCATGGAACCAAGTTCCGTGAGGACCTCCTGCGACAGCCTGCCTTTAAACGACACTAGCAGGTTGTACTCACTGGCATCCTTGTAGCTTTTGAATAAATTTATGACTTCATTGTCCATCATTAGCATCTTCCTTTTTCAGAAACTTCTCCTATTGTCCGTCCAGGACTACTCCGATCAGTGTTATGTCGTCCCGCTGCGTCTCATTGTCTTGGTGCGCCAATAGGAAGGACTCCAACCTTTCCTTTTGCTCTTCGCAAGAGAGGTGTTCTATACCTTCGAGAAAATTAACGAATCCTTTTGTTCCGATTTTTTGTCGGTCCGGGTTCGGTTGATCCATAAAACCGTCCGTAGTCAAGTAAACACTGGTACGAACCCCTGATTCCAGGGGAATGGTATGTGTTGTAAATTTTCGCGTTTCTTCTTTTTGCCTGCCGCCGATGGAAGCTCTATCCCCCTTAATTTCGGACAAGTTTCCCGCTTTTCCAATAAAAATAGGCCGTTTTGCACCGGCAAAGTATAAATTGTTTTTATCTATCTTCAGCAGACATATATCCATTCCGTCCCGCGAATTGGTTTGTTCGGTGTCCTGTTTAAGGGCTTGCCGGACGCTTCTATGCAAATATTCTAAAGTCGTTCCCGGATCCGATATACCGGCTTCGTTGACAATTTGGTTTAAAAGAGTGTTGCCGATCATGGACATGAGTGCTCCGGGAACGCCGTGCCCGGTACAATCGACGGCCGCGATGAAGATCGCATCTTCTTGTTTGGAAAACCAATAGAAATCGCCCGAAACGATGTCCTTAGGACGGAAAAGGACGAAATACTCCGGTAGAAATTTGCTCAGAACTTCGGGCGCGGGAAGAATTGCCTGTTGGATATTTAAAGAATACGTAATACTATCGGTAATATGCTGGTTTTTTAAAGCTAAATCGTCGTTCGCTTTTGCCAATTCCTTGGTTCGTTCCGTGACTTTTTCTTCCAAATTGGCATAAAGTAGGGCGTTATCGATGGAAATCGCCGCTTGCGAAGAAAGGATAGAAATCGTTTGTAGCCGATCCGACGTAAAGGCCGCTTCCGAAAGATTATTCTCCAAATATAATATTCCGATTAGTTCTCCCTGTTTAATGATCGGAGAGCATAAGACGGATTTTGTTTTCTGTTCCCTAATATACGGATCCTTATTGAATTTTTCGTCGGCGTGCGCATTTTTTAGAACGAGGTCTTCCTTAGTTCGTTCCACGTAATAAATGACGCTAATCGGAATATTCTTGCTTTCTTGAATCGGTATACCTTGGAGAACTCGAACTTCGTTATCCCAGATGCTTCCTTCGGCTTCGACGTATAGCTTTCCGTCCCTGCGAAGAATCAAAATCCCTTTTTGAGCCCCCACGTTCTCTATGGAGATTTGCATGAGCTTATCCAACAGTGCCTCAAGTTTGATTTCGCCGGAAATGGCGGTGGAACTCTTGAGAATGGATTGGAAATCCAGGGTCTGACCGGTATAAACTTCCGTTGCGGCGGCGGTATGAGTTCCCATCGTACCGATCGTATAGGTCGTGCGAACGGTATCCCGGTTTTTCTCGCGTAGGAATTCCGGATGTTTCGCGCGAAGAAGTTCCTGCTTCTTGATCGCCCCCCATTTTCCGTATCGATGGTAGGCGTCGCTAATGTATTGCGAAGAGATTTTAACGCTACCTTTCGCTAACCAAAATCTTCCGGCAAACTCGCAGGCAAGAGCCTCGTCGTTTGAAAAATCGTTTCTACTCGCCAGTTGGATCGCGAGTTCGTACGTCTTCGCCGCTTTCCAATTCTTATATTCCAAGCGGGAAAGTTCGGCTTCCACCAGTAAATATTTATGTTCGAAGTTTTCGGGCGCGCTTTCGGAGAGAAGTTTTAACTTTGCCAGATTCTTTTTAATTCGTTCCATGAACTTGGCTTTTTGTTCTTGGGAAGAGACCTTATAATTTGCGGCCATCGCTAACGCATGCAGATACGCGTGCTCTTCCACCGAAATTTGTCCGGAAATGTAAGCCAATAATCCTTCCGTTTCGTCGAGTTCCTTCAGTGCGGCGGCGAACTCTCCATACGCCATCAGAAGTTTGGACTTCATGATTTTAAAGAGGCAAACTGGGAACGGGCTTTGATGAGCATTACAAAGTTCTAAAAATTCCTGTTCGCTCATCTCCTCCGTGGAAAATTCCAAATGAGACGCGGTCTTGCCTCTTAAATTGGATACAATTAGCGTGGCGCCCAAAACGGTATCGATGGCTAAGTTGTTTTTTACCTTTCTGGAAAATTTGAGCAACGCATCTATTTTGGTTTTAGCCAATTCTATATTCTTGGATTGTAAAACTACGTTGACCGCGTCGTTCATCGCGCAGTACCCGCCGTGTAAAAACTCCCCGGATTCGAGACTGGATTGGATTCCTTTTTGATTGATCTCTTCCGAAAATTTCAGGTGTCTTACGAAAGGAGTCGTATAATTCGCTAAAATATTCGCCGCTTTGGTAGTTCCACTCGGGTTCTTATGTTTCTCGCTGACTTTTACGGCCAGTTCGGCGAATTCAAAACCTTTCCTGTATTGCTGAAATCCCGAAGATAGAACGATTCCATAGGCGGAATATCCGTACGGATCGGAGAGGTTACCGTATTTTAGAAAAAGGTTAACCATTTTAAGGCAGATGACGGGAAATAAGGCAAGGGCGAAATTATACGCCGTCGGTATTGCGCCAATGAGCAAATTTACGGCCATGATTTGTTCCGGTTGTTGGATGAGCGGAAGTTCCAATAAGGAATCGATCGTTTTTCCTTCCAAAGCCTTGTTCGCGATTTCGATTTCTTCGGTCAGGACCTTGTCAAAGTCCTTTTCGGGAATGTCGACACCGAGCGGTTTGAGAGCCTTGATGATCGTCGGGAGGGCTAGGTCGTATTTTCCCTGTGCGGAATATTGTATTATCAAAAGATTATAGGTTTCCGCTTTTTCGACCGCTGTCTTGCCGTGTTTGAGCAATAGATCGATCGTTTTTTGAGAATCCTCGAAGTTCCCGGTAAGATACTGGGTTTCCGCAAGTTCCTTGTGAATCGAATAACAGAGGTCGTAATAAGTCGCCCAAAGTTTATCATCTCCCTGCGTTCCTTCCGGAAGTGTGAACAGGAGGTCCCTCCCTTTGGCGATATAGACGGATGCCGGTTTGTATGCGGTCGAGTTTTTTGCCTTTTTTCCGGCCAATAAATTCAGTTCCGCCAATCTTTTTTTCTCGGAGGGATCCACGATTAGGGAGGAGCCCGTATTGAGGTGATTTACGATATCGAAGATAGCATCTTCTAGCTGCTTACCCTCGATGCCTTCCAAGAGGAATCTTCCTATTTTAAGGCGGATTTCCTTTTTCTTTTCCTCGTCGATGATTTCGTAAGCGGCCTGTTGTACTCGGTCGTGCTGGAAGCGGAATAATACGGTTTTTGCGGTTTGATCGTTTTTGTCTTTGTTGATCGCCGTTTCCTGAAAGGATTCGGCGACCCGATAATTTTCACCGATCGGGACGATCAACTCTTCGTTTATACATTCCTGTAAAGAGGCTAGAGTTTCCTTAAAGCTTCCCCCTAAAATTCGAGATAATAGAGATAAGTCGAAATTGCTCCCGATACAGGATGCCATTTTAAGAGTTTCTTGAACGACGGGAGATAGCTTCCGGATCCTATTGATCAAGAGCTCGACGACGTTGTCGGAAATTTTCGTATTCTTAATTTTAGGGATGTCCCATTTCCAGCGAGCTTCGCCGACTTTTCCGGATGAAAGGTCGAAATAAACCGCATCTTCCTTGGATAATTGCTTTAAGAGTTCTCCGATGAAGAACGGATTCCCGCCGGTCTTCGCGTGTATTATTTCGGCAAGTTCTTTCGTTTGTTCCCGGGGAGTGCGTAAACTATCCGAGAGCAGTTCGTTCACATCCGAGACAAGGAGCGGATGTAAAACGATCTTGTGCGGTTCCAATCCTTCCTTATCCAACGCGT
It includes:
- a CDS encoding DUF1987 domain-containing protein; translation: MESLHIQQTKTSPEVILDSTKGVAEIIGESYPENAMAFYKPVFEWLNAMQVAGKHIQFRFQMDYFNTSSSKVIMDILDNLQKFHEKGGKVEVEWLYKEDDEDMQETGEEFSSDLSLSFRMKSYK
- a CDS encoding SiaB family protein kinase; this encodes MMDNEVINLFKSYKDASEYNLLVSFKGRLSQEVLTELGSMIRTSLSSESKIKKIFAVFIELAQNMLHYSAERQMNEEMKEAGVGILVVRENSIGYHVGSGNLVHNEKLEFLSERIQKINSMNKDELKSFYQQQLRSERPEDSKGAGVGLIDIARKSDGPLVFHFDSVDNKNSFFTISAFFTKEN
- a CDS encoding adenylate/guanylate cyclase domain-containing protein; translation: MEKNDSQKEIKTFFEHEYQLLSDAQSFLSNSSSKEQAKDKLRALSDSYESLLKQSSKIMRIGDSTQHRLLKTQEALTNSNIMLESAYMDLKLVTEVGRIITSSLEPKVIIQSVFENTKSMVPMDILAFGIYEEDKHAIKYKFCVIDGRYTPAPSVDSLDEDNPSSFCFKEGSELISLDIDKDYPQYVDEIRKHFGENTKSAVYLPLKVEERFIGILTVHSYEKNAFAPNQLNILRTLANYVAIGVDNADAYRALSKRNRELKESLEKIEVLNKGIEEERQKSENLLLNILPRSIADRLKGGEGVIADYFSSSTVLFADIVGFSKLTTKIATPTRLVEILNRIFTEFDGIADKYRLEKIKTIGDCYMMAGGIPVPDQDHADKTAQAALEMLDRLERLKPDLEYEFNVRIGLHTGEVVAGVIGKNKFVYDLWGDSVNTASRMESHGSTGRIHVSESVYLTLKDKYDFEDRGTIEVKGKGAMHTYFLLGKK